The Argopecten irradians isolate NY chromosome 6, Ai_NY, whole genome shotgun sequence genome has a window encoding:
- the LOC138326453 gene encoding multiple epidermal growth factor-like domains protein 6: protein QRVYFLKRGQEGDDYGNSCDRYTDVCKFGCNPEYHGLACDKKCSAGCKPRYVAEAKGHIQNCSSVTAECDAGCKPGWCGGPCDNPCSEHCVAKEDTFYGTTTRNCDCIGELAGRCKDGCEDGWFGSNCECTEEIAGCDERGCNRTSRGCIGCKSGLYGNKCTESCSPGCVGCHHITGECQQCTPGWYGAKCTLQCSSDCFNNTCEQDTGNCLPCPVGYYGRACDVPCPPDCDIKGCQRDNGTCIECPDGRYGMQCQHACSETCQESGCERFEGACFSCQTGYTGVTCACRGSCLNDECPESRCVSCEAGLYGEGCDIQCSEHCVDKACDRTTGACIGQCEDGWYGDKCDCIGFCDTSGCDRSTKYCAKCQTGWHGLYCNSSCPSNCGDDGCNMLTGQCHRCRDGYYGDTCSCRGHCAQSGCTADGTCIECALRFHGQLCGLECPLNCIGEACNRDDGTCNECQDSYFGERCEMSCPKNCKNNSCIQSSGECESCIPGFYGNTCEETCPLHCLSDECDQTTGACSRGCKSGWFGDRCQCTGHCADSGCNEDGRCVECAVGWFGDDCTVNCPDNCADTCGRMSGTCDTCLEGFYMDDCSLRCSENCNGPCNQYNATCSSCKPGKSGAKCECSGYCDKNGCSINGRCYGCRDRYFGDNCLQLCPQHCLRPTCTRIAGNCRSCTMGWYGAKCNCTGHCENDACSPEGLCFKCAKGWYGSSCTTQCPQKCEGGVCDAQTGKCLTCKTGWYGSRCECSGKCDETGCDSEGICRNCEAGYHGEQCLDICPSVCGDRGCDRRDPQQCNCAADWFGKTCDCSGHCNEERCNSTGECHTCEDGWRGPLCTKRCPKHCKENNCKRNGRCHSCENGWYGPRCKCRGHCHIKDDCNKTTGICTECAPGWFGEFCDQSCPRSCNDTGCHRHNGQCYGCLDHWYGETCECTGHCDEGGCDKITGRCYTCEAGYHDKYCLSDCPMNCGGAICNRTSGNCLACPGDLTGLKCECRGPCDSGGCDVTTARCHNCAPGFYGEHCEVPCGDNCTLCDRQWGICRICTSGMFGRNCSKFCPEECVGSCTFTNGECVLCEKGKMGKYCTKNCSSNCYDNLCSINGTCRYGCTSGWEGYNCELQKDEQTVTFGMFWIVVVGVASLIGVVVLVVLLSCVLRRKRTSDQSPDYANNVSKPTKRKQRNWGTIVRRTDTPRPGIRPMTVHVASVGNPAAVSERYVMD, encoded by the exons CAACGGGTGTACTTTTTAAAGAGAGGTCAGGAAGGAGATGACTACGGGAATAGCTGCGATAGGTATACAGACGTATGCAAGTTTGGATGTAATCCTGAATACCATGGTCTTGCGTGTGACAAGAAGTGCAGTGCAGGATGTAAGCCTCGGTATGTTGCTGAAGCTAAGGGCCACATACAGAACTGTAGCTCGGTAACGGCAGAATGTGACGCTGGGTGTAAACCAGGATGGTGTGGAGGACCGTGTGACAATCCGTGTAGCGAACATTGCGTTGCTAAGGAAGACACGTTTTACGGTACAACAACTCGCAATTGTGATTGCATTGGAGAACTTGCGGGTCGGTGTAAAGATGGATGTGAGGATGGATGGTTTGGGAGTAATTGTGAATGCACGGAAGAAATAGCCGGATGTGATGAAAGAGGATGTAATAGAACATCGCGTGGCTGTATCGGCTGCAAGTCTGGGCTATATGGCAATAAATGTACAGAGTCGTGTTCGCCAGGGTGTGTTGGGTGCCACCACATCACTGGAGAGTGTCAGCAATGCACGCCTGGATGGTATGGAGCTAAATGTACCCTCCAATGTAGTTCAGACTGCTTCAACAACACATGTGAACAGGACACTGGTAACTGCCTTCCCTGTCCTGTAGGTTATTATGGCCGTGCATGTGATGTGCCATGTCCACCGGACTGTGATATCAAAGGCTGTCAGCGTGATAATGGTACCTGTATCGAATGCCCTGATGGACGATACGGCATGCAGTGTCAACATGCTTGCTCCGAGACCTGTCAAGAATCTGGATGTGAACGATTTGAAGGCGCGTGCTTTTCCTGTCAGACAGGATACACCGGGGTAACTTGCGCATGTAGAGGTAGCTGTTTAAATGACGAATGTCCCGAGTCCAGGTGTGTTTCATGTGAAGCTGGGTTATATGGAGAAGGCTGTGATATCCAATGTTCAGAGCACTGCGTTGACAAAGCGTGTGACCGTACAACAGGGGCGTGCATTGGACAGTGCGAGGATGGGTGGTATGGCGATAAATGTGATTGCATTGGCTTCTGTGATACCAGTGGATGTGATAGATCAACGAAGTATTGCGCCAAATGTCAGACTGGTTGGCACGGGCTGTATTGCAATTCATCCTGTCCGTCCAATTGTGGCGACGATGGATGTAACATGTTAACTGGTCAGTGTCATCGGTGTAGAGATGGTTATTACGGAGATACATGTTCTTGCAGAGGACATTGTGCACAATCTGGATGTACAGCCGACGGAACTTGTATAGAATGTGCTCTAAGATTTCACGGACAATTGTGTGGACTGGAATGTCCGTTAAACTGCATTGGAGAGGCATGTAATCGCGACGACGGAACTTGTAACGAATGTCAAGACAGTTATTTCGGTGAAAGGTGTGAAATGTCTTGCCCTAAAAACTGCAAGAATAACTCTTGTATTCAGTCGTCTGGTGAATGTGAGAGCTGCATCCCAGGTTTCTATGGAAACACGTGCGAGGAGACATGCCCTCTACACTGCCTTAGTGATGAATGTGACCAGACGACTGGGGCATGCAGTAGAGGATGTAAGTCCGGATGGTTTGGGGATCGGTGTCAGTGCACGGGACACTGTGCAGATTCTGGATGCAATGAAGATGGCAG ATGCGTGGAGTGCGCGGTGGGATGGTTTGGCGATGATTGTACCGTGAACTGTCCAGATAATTGTGCCGACACATGTGGCCGAATGTCTGGGACGTGTGATACTTGTCTTGAAGGATTTTACATGGATGACTGTTCGTTAAGGTGTTCTGAAAACTGCAACGGTCCTTGTAACCAGTATAACGCAACATGTTCGTCGTGTAAACCAGGCAAGTCCGGTGCCAAATGCGAATGTTCTGGTTACTGTGATAAGAATGGATGTAGCATAAACGGACGTTGTTATGGGTGCCGTGATCGGTACTTTGGGGACAATTGTTTGCAACTCTGTCCTCAGCACTGTTTGCGACCAACTTGTACACGGATAGCGGGCAATTGTCGGAGCTGTACTATGGGATGGTATGGGGCAAAATGTAATTGTACGGGACACTGCGAAAACGACGCATGCTCACCAGAGGGTCTCTGTTTTAAATGTGCTAAAGGTTGGTATGGGTCGAGTTGCACAACGCAATGCCCTCAGAAGTGTGAGGGTGGCGTGTGCGATGCGCAAACAGGCAAATGCCTAACATGTAAAACTGGATGGTACGGCTCAAGGTGTGAATGTTCTGGAAAATGTGACGAGACAGGATGTGACTCTGAAGGGATTTGTCGTAATTGTGAAGCAGGATACCACGGCGAACAATGTTTGGATATATGTCCATCGGTGTGTGGCGACAGAGGATGCGACCGTCGCGATCCACAGCAATGCAACTGTGCTGCTGACTGGTTCGGAAAGACATGCGACTGTTCCGGGCACTGTAATGAAGAAAGATGCAATTCCACTGGTGAATGTCACACATGCGAGGATGGATGGAGAGGACCGCTTTGTACGAAACGTTGTCCAAAACACTGCAAAGAAAACAACTGTAAACGAAACGGCCGTTGCCATTCATGCGAAAATGGGTGGTATGGTCCGCGATGCAAGTGTCGTGGTCATTGCCATATTAAGGACGATTGCAACAAAACTACAGGAATTTGTACAGAATGTGCACCCGGGTGGTTCGGTGAATTCTGTGATCAGTCATGTCCGCGAAGCTGCAATGACACTGGCTGTCATAGACACAACGGTCAGTGTTATGGGTGTCTGGATCATTGGTACGGCGAGACGTGTGAATGTACTGGTCACTGTGATGAAGGAGGGTGTGACAAAATTACTGGTCGGTGTTATACATGTGAAGCAGGATACCACGACAAATACTGTCTGTCAGACTGCCCTATGAACTGTGGTGGTGCCATATGTAATAGAACTTCAGGTAATTGCTTAGCGTGTCCCGGAGATTTGACAGGATTAAAATGCGAATGTCGAGGTCCATGCGACTCTGgcggatgtgacgtcacaaccGCAAGGTGTCACAATTGTGCCCCTGGATTCTACGGAGAACACTGCGAAGTGCCTTGTGGCGATAACTGTACACTGTGTGATCGACAGTGGGGTATTTGTCGTATTTGTACTAGTGGAATGTTTGGACGTAACTGCTCCAAGTTCTGCCCTGAGGAATGCGTCGGCTCATGTACCTTCACAAATGGCGAGTGTGTTCTATGTGAGAAAGGTAAAATGGGTAAATATTGTACTAAAAACTGCAGCAGTAACTGTTACGATAACCTGTGTTCTATTAACGGTACCTGTCGTTACGGTTGTACCAGTGGCTGGGAAGGATATAACTGTGAGTTGCAGAAAGATGAGCAGACGGTCACCTTTGGAATGTTCTGGATAGTCGTGGTAGGAGTAGCTTCCCTTATAGGAGTGGTGGTGCTGGTTGTTCTTCTCTCTTGTGTTCTGAG GAGAAAGAGAACATCGGATCAGAGTCCTGATTACGCAAACAACGTTTCTAAGCCGACAAAGCGGAAACAGCGAAACTGGGGAACAATAGTTCGACGAACAGACACCCCAAGGCCCGGAATTCGACCAATGACTGTCCACGTAGCTAGCGTCGGGAATCCAGCag CCGTTTCAGAACGTTATGTAATGGATTAG
- the LOC138325604 gene encoding uncharacterized protein isoform X2, with amino-acid sequence MDPGDQCLSLNDVSMWKLDALKDFLSQRGLATKGAKDELVSLCFAAQKLSIQKLPSASEIHTQNQTGYSKLLTIDDITIKDPFQTFDGWRDEKTAISQWPPVFCSDIVKFFMSSSNVSTTEKYLNEYKVGKAYFSTSWLREVFYQPLTHDLCLLRAQCTPSQRLSNADHSAWVCVKQSTGDIKSAYCSCTAGLGQTCNHIAGLLFRVEAANKMGVTSCTSVPCSWTIPDTDKKIVQPLRVKDMELTKTKHNTKSVKKRPSIMNTTKASFNPVPSSTTSHLQPLTDQLREEIPNACIYKGLDMPKTPVVTNDTAQRLEPRTCNSSKLDMITIVETFKATQMLQPGK; translated from the exons ATGGATCCTGGTGATCAGTGTCTTTCTTTAAATGATGTATCTATGTGGAAACTTGATGCACTCAAAGACTTTTTATCGCAAAGAGGTTTGGCGACCAAAGGTGCTAAAGATGAGCTCGTTTCTCTTTGTTTTGCTGCTCAGAAGTTATCGATACAGAAACTACCCTCTGCTTCTGAGATACACACACAAAATCAGACGGGCTATTCAAAATTACTTACAATAGATGATATTACCATTAAGGACCCCTTTCAGACTTTTGATGGTTGGAGAGATGAAAAAACAGCGATTTCTCAGTGGCCTCCTGTATTTTGTTCAGACATTGTTAAGTTCTTCATGTCATCATCCAATGTTTCAACAACGGAGAAGTATTTAAACGAATATAAAGTAGGAAAGgcgtatttttcaacaagttgGCTCAGAGAGGTATTTTACCAACCATTGACACATGATCTCTGCCTTCTGAGAGCCCAGTGTACCCCATCCCAGAGATTGAGTAATGCTGACCACAGTGCATGGGTGTGCGTTAAACAGTCCACAGGCGACATAAAAAGTGCCTACTGTTCATGTACAGC tggaCTCGGTCAGACATGCAACCATATAGCTGGTCTCCTGTTCCGCGTAGAAGCTGCAAACAAGATGGGGGTTACATCGTGCACATCTGTCCCTTGCAGTTGGACTATTCCCGACACTGACAAAAAAATTGTACAGCCATTGCGGGTCAAGGATATGGAGTTAACGAAAACAAAGCATAACACAAAATCAG TCAAGAAAAGACCATCAATTATGAATACTACAAAGGCCAGTTTCAATCCGGTACCGTCAAGCACAACATCACATCTACAGCCTCTGACAGACCAACTAAGAGAGGAAATCCCCAATGCCTGCATTTATAAAG GTTTAGATATGCCCAAAACTCCTGTGGTCACGAATGATACAGCACAAAGACTTGAGCCCAGGACATGTAACTCATCTAAATTGGACATGATAACCATTGTGGAAACATTCAAGGCCACACAAATGCTACAACCTGGTAAATGA
- the LOC138325604 gene encoding uncharacterized protein isoform X1, producing MYSRTCNHIAGLLFRVEAANKMGVTSCTSVPCSWTIPDTDKKIVQPLRVKDMELTKTKHNTKSVKKRPSIMNTTKASFNPVPSSTTSHLQPLTDQLREEIPNACIYKGLDMPKTPVVTNDTAQRLEPRTCNSSKLDMITIVETFKATQMLQPGK from the exons ATGTACAGCAGG ACATGCAACCATATAGCTGGTCTCCTGTTCCGCGTAGAAGCTGCAAACAAGATGGGGGTTACATCGTGCACATCTGTCCCTTGCAGTTGGACTATTCCCGACACTGACAAAAAAATTGTACAGCCATTGCGGGTCAAGGATATGGAGTTAACGAAAACAAAGCATAACACAAAATCAG TCAAGAAAAGACCATCAATTATGAATACTACAAAGGCCAGTTTCAATCCGGTACCGTCAAGCACAACATCACATCTACAGCCTCTGACAGACCAACTAAGAGAGGAAATCCCCAATGCCTGCATTTATAAAG GTTTAGATATGCCCAAAACTCCTGTGGTCACGAATGATACAGCACAAAGACTTGAGCCCAGGACATGTAACTCATCTAAATTGGACATGATAACCATTGTGGAAACATTCAAGGCCACACAAATGCTACAACCTGGTAAATGA
- the LOC138325601 gene encoding scavenger receptor class F member 1-like, producing the protein MTENSHVFVFLERRGSEVLRKNTRFHSFTARRSTMFFVDSTTWLMLFFIVISLLKNATGCPENCERCDDITSNCHGCSQGFRGPRCNETCPIQCLDNVCDQSAVCTKGCKPGWSGTYWCQCKGNLDRDGSCEKCAVGWFRQDCFLHCNLNCLEDECEQMNGTCSRGCKPGWFGEDCSSKCPLHCRGDVCNGESGTCLRGCDTGWIGDHCQCYRDCGFFGCNNINGLCSECAGGWFESDCSSRCPEICFGPCTQFNGSCTHCPVGYYGHHCDMPCFQTCIQCDRRSGNCLQCVKGKTGSDCTRNCSIACRDDVCYANGTCLNGCILGFEGDSCDQISREFLRYILFALQELSA; encoded by the exons ATGACTGAGAAtagtcatgtgtttgtgttccTCGAAAGGCGTGGCAGTGAAGTGTTGAGGAAAAATACCAGATTCCATTCATTCACGGCCAGACGGAGTACCATGTTCTTTGTTGACAGTACGACATGGCTGATGCTTTTCTTTATTGTGATTTCTCTGTTAAAGAACGCCACAG GGTGTCCTGAAAACTGTGAGAGATGTGATGATATAACCTCCAACTGTCACGGCTGTTCACAAGGCTTCCGGGGTCCCAGATGTAACGAAACATGTCCAATACAGTGTCTTGATAACGTATGTGACCAGTCGGCAGTCTGCACGAAGGGGTGTAAACCCGGGTGGTCCGGAACCTATTGGTGCCAGTGTAAAGGGAACTTAGACAGAGATGGATC ATGTGAGAAATGTGCTGTGGGATGGTTTAGACAAGACTGCTTTTTGCATTGCAATTTAAACTGCCTTGAGGACGAGTGTGAACAGATGAATGGGACATGCAGTAGAGGCTGCAAACCTGGATGGTTCGGGGAAGACTGTTCTTCCAAATGCCCTTTACATTGTCGTGGCGATGTGTGTAATGGGGAGAGCGGAACATGCCTCAGAGGCTGTGATACGGGATGGATCGGGGATCATTGCCAATGCTATCGAGATTGTGGCTTCTTCGGATGTAACAATATCAATGGTCT GTGTTCGGAATGTGCTGGGGGATGGTTTGAGTCCGACTGCTCATCCCGATGTCCTGAAATATGTTTTGGTCCATGCACCCAGTTTAATGGATCATGTACGCACTGCCCCGTTGGTTACTATGGACACCACTGTGACATGCCTTGTTTCCAGACATGCATACAATGTGATAGAAGAAGCGGGAACTGTCTGCAATGTGTCAAAGGTAAAACGGGCTCCGACTGTACCAGAAACTGCAGTATTGCCTGTCGAGACGATGTATGTTACGCTAATGGCACCTGTCTGAATGGGTGTATACTCGGCTTTGAAGGGGACAGTTGTGATCAGATCAGTCGAGAATTTCTgaggtatattttatttgccTTGCAGGAATTATCGGCGTGA